A stretch of DNA from Bacteroidales bacterium:
TTTTTCAATAGCGTCAGAAACCCGCATCCACTGAGTTTTGCTACAAGAAAATGATTAATATGCGGGTTCAATGGGGGTTGATCTGAATTACTTAAGCTTTGCAGCAATATGATATTGTAATACAAAATTCTAATAAACTTGAACAAGAATTAATTATTCTTAAATAATTCGGGCTATATATCAGTGTAAAGATTTGAACAATAATCCTGTATTGATGTAATAACAGTTGAGTAGGAAAGGAGGCCGAAATGATGAATACTTTAAGAGAACATACAGGTTTATATACAGATTTATATGAGCTTACCATGGCTCAGGGATATTATTTTTCCGGAAAGAAAGATGAACCTGCCGCTTTTGACTATTTTTTCAGAGATAATCCGTTTGGAGGGGGCTACGTAATTTTTGCCGGATTGTGGAATTTGCTGGAAGCCCTTCAAAACTTCGCCTTTTCTGAAGAATCCATTGACTATCTCAGGAAGAACGGGTTTAAAGAAGAATTCCTCGAATACCTCTCGGGGTTTTCCTTCCACGGTACCATCACCAGTGTGCCGGAAGGTGAGGTGGTTTTTCCGGTCGAGCCAGTTTTGAGGGTGGAAGGCAATATCATCGAATGCCAGGTAATTGAAACCATGCTACTCAATTACCTGAACTTTGAATCACTGATTGCCACGAAAGCTTCCAGAATCAGACGTATGGCCGGCAACAAAATGGTAAGTGATTTCGGTCTTCGCCGCGCCCAGGGATTGGGTGGACTTCAGGCCAGCCGGGCTGCCATCATCGGAGGTGTCGATTCCACCTCGAATGTACTGGCCGGTTACCGTTATAACGTAAAAATTACGGGTACCCTGGCCCATAGCTGGATACAAAGCTTTGATGATGAACTGACAGCTTTCAGGAAATATGCCGAAGTGTTTCCCGAAAATACCGTTCTTCTCGTAGACACCTTCGACACGCTAAACCTGGGAATTCCCAATGCCATAAAAGTTGGGCATGAATTGAAGGAGAAAGGCTACCAGCTCAAGGCCATACGGCTGGATAGCGGGGATCTGGCTTATTTCAGCAAAAAAGCCAGGAAAATGCTCGATGATGCAGGACTTCAGGAAACCAAGATTCTGGCATCAAACCAGCTTGACGAATATGTAATCAGAAGCCTTTGGGAGCAGCAAGCCCCTATTGACGGATTCGGGGTAGGGACAGAACTGATAACAGGCAAGAACACCGCAGCTCTTGACGGTGTATATAAGCTTGCTATGAACAAAAATGAACCCAAACTGAAAATATCCGATACCTATCAGAAAATATCCCTGCCCGGCCTGAAAAAAGTATTTCGTTATTACAACGGACAGAACTATTTCTATGCCGATTGTATCGCCATGGAGGACGAAGAAGATCCCGAACGGATGATTCATCCTTATGAAATGGATAAAACATGCAAGCTGAAAGGATTGAAGAAGGAAATGCTGCAACAAAAGGTATATGAAAAAGGAGATATATTGATCGGGGAAAAATCCCCGTCGGAGATTCAGTCCTACGTAAAAGAAAGATTGAGCCATCTGCCGGAGGAACATCAGAGATTTGAGATGCCCCATATATACAAAGTCGGTATCTCAACAAAATTAAACAATATTAGAAATCAACTTGTTAAGGAATTAAGAAATCAGTCGGAATGATGAAATAAAAAAGGGAGGTAATATGAATGCATTGCTCATAGTGGATGTACAGAATGATTTTTGCCCGGGAGGAGCCCTGGAAGTACCCCGGGGAGATGAAGTAGTTCCGGTGATCAATAAACTCAATAAAAAATTTGATGCTGTCATACAAACACAGGACTGGCATCCAAAAGAACACTGGTCCTTTGCCTCTTCCCATAAAGAGAAAGAACCATTTGGCACAACTGAACTGAACTACGGTGAACAGGTGCTGTGGCCCGATCATTGTGTTCAGCAAACAAAGGGGGCCGAATTTCATCCGGAGCTGGACACACAGCCTACTCAACTGATCATCAGAAAAGGATTCCGAAAATCCATTGATTCGTATTCGGCATTTTATGAAAATGACCAGGAGACCCCAACCGGATTAACGGGTTATCTGGATGACAGGGATATCGACACATTATACGTTACGGGTCTTGCCACCGACTTTTGTGTAAAATGGTCGGTACTCGACGGCATTAAGGAAGGTTTTAAGGTTTATGTAGTGGAAGATGCCATCCGGGGCATTGATGTTGACGGTTCACTGAAACAGGCTTTGGATGAGATGAAACAGGCCGGCGCCAAGTTTGTTAAAGCGGACGAAATTTAAAGATAATGATTGGGTGATTGGGTGATTGGTTATTGGGTGACAAGATCCCTACCAATCACCAAAAACTTCCTGAATTTTCGCTCACTCACTCTATCGTGCCATCCTACAGTCTTGCCAGTCGTGCCTTCGTACGATCGTTTCGGGTTTCGTGTCCCGGGTTTCGGGTTGACAGTAGCTACATTCATTTTCCTGTAGCTTTATTCCGCTTTGTCGCATGCTTACCCCATCGCTTAAGTCACTTCATCGTTCTTTCCTGCCATCCTTCTTTCGTGCAGTCGTGCCAGTCGTATAGTCGTACCATTTTGCTGTCGTTCCATCGTGCCGTCTTGCCTCGCTAATTCTCTTCCCCCACCAACCCCAATGAATCAACCGAAATAATTCTGGGTTAATTTAAATTTAACATTAATTTAACATTAACAGAATTCTTTCAATTTCTCATATAGCTATCTTTGCATCTGTCAATTTTTATTCAGAAAAGAACCTTATGGAAAATCTTTATCTGATTATCGTTATTGTTCTTTTCGCACTAGCTGTTTCCGACCTGGTAGTAGGTGTGAGCAACGATGCGGTTAACTTCCTGAGCTCATCGCTCGGTTCAAAAGCAGCGCCCCGTTACATCATCATGGCTGTGTCCGCCGCGGGAATCGTTATAGGGGCAACTTTTTCGAGCGGTATGATGGAGGTCGCCAGAAAAGGGATTTTTCATCCCGAGATGTTTTATTTCTCCGAGATCATGATGATCTTTCTGGCAGTGATGCTCACGGATATCCTGCTCCTCGACCTGTATAGTACTTTTGCCCTGCCCACCTCAACCACCGTATCCATTGTGTTCGAGCTGCTGGGTGCAGCCGTGGCTGTTTCACTGATAAAACTGGGGTCGGAAAATGAAACTGCCAGTACCCTCGGAGGATATATCAACTCAGCAAACGCCCTGGCCATTATTTCGGGTATTCTGTTGTCGGTGATCATAGCATTTATCATAGGGGCCATTGTTCAATATTTTGTCAGACTGGTTTTTACCTTCCATTATAAAAAATACCTGAAATATTTCGGAGCAGTCTGGGGTGGTCTGGCCATAGCAGCCATCACCTACTTTATCCTCATTAAAGGAGCCAAAGATTCTTCCCTGATCACTGATCAAGGATACCAATGGATTCAGGAGAATGCGGCCCCCATCCTTCTTATAAGTTTTGTGGGCTGGACGTTTATACTTCAGGCGCTTTTCTGGATTTCCAAAGTCAATGTATTCAGAGGTGTGGTTCTGATAGGAACTTTTGCTTTAGCCTTTGCTTTTGCCAGTAACGACCTGGTGAATTTTATCGGCGTGCCTGTTGCAGGATTCAAATCATTTCAGGAACTTAATGCCACACCCGGTGCATCACCCGATTCTTTACTAATGGAAGGCTTGACCGGAAGTGTTCAAACCAATACTTTCCTGCTCCTGACTGCCGGCGTTATCATGGTCATTACACTATATTTCTCAAGAAAAGCCCGGTCGGTTACTCAAACCGAGCTCAACCTGAGCAGGCAAAGCGAAGGCTATGAAAGATTCGGTGCTTCCGGATTTTCCAGGATAATAGTCAGAAAAGCAATTGAGCTTAATACCATGATTAAAGGATTGCTTCCAAAAAGCTGGCAAAAAAAGATCGATCAAAGGTTTAACCTGGACCAAACGCCGGAAAAGGAGCAAACCAAAAAAGAGGACAAAGCCCACTACGATCTGGTAAGGGCTTCCGTAACCCTGACTGTTGCCAGTATCATCATTTCCTTTGCTACTTCCCTGAAGCTACCCTTGTCAACTACCTATGTAACTTTCATGGTAGCCATGGGCACCTCCCTGGCTGACAGAGCCTGGGGAAGAGAAAGTGCCGTATACAGAATAACCGGCTTGCTGACCGTAATAGGGGGATGGTTCTTTACTGCATTGATTGCCTTTACCGTGTCTTTTATTGTAGCGAACATCATTACCTACGGAGGTATCATTGCCATTGTGGGTATGTTGCTTTTAGCCCTTTTCTTGCTGATCAGAACCCATGCCATCCACAAAAAAAGATCAGAAAGGGAAAAAGAACTGGAAGAGATCACAGCAGATCAGATCGAAGACGGAAACATTCTGGAAAAATGCACCAAAGAAATCAATAATATACTGAACACAGTCATCAATACTTTCAATGAAACATTGACGGCTATATCCGAAGAAGACAGGAAGAAACTTAAAGATATTAACAAAACCGTAAAGAAACTCAATGAAGAAGCCAAGAGCATTAAAGACAATGTCCACTGGACATTGGATAAGCTGAAGGAAGACGATATTGAAACAGGCCATTATTATGTTCAGGTAACCGATTATCTCAGAGAAATGGCCCATTCACTCAATTTAATTGCGGAGCCAAGCTATGAACATATTGCAAACCAACATAAAAGCCTGAATAAAAACCAAATTCAGGAACTAATGAACCTGAATAAAGAGATCACCCTCCTTTTCACTAATGCGATGCACATCATTGAAAACAACAGTTTTGAAAAAATGGGTGATCTAGTTATCCAGCAACAGCAAGAAACGCTGAATTACATTGCCCAATGCAGAAAATCACAGATTAAGCGAGTCAAAAAGAAAAAAACCAGCACCAAAAACAGCATTCTGTTTCTGCAATTGCTGAATGAAATGAAAAACTTCACACTCCATACGGTGAACCTGCTTAAAGCCCAAAGAGATTTCATCACCAACCAGAGAAACATGATAAAAACAAAATCACCCGACCGATAAACAAGAGTTTTCCGGCAGGTGATTTGTTCTGCAAGCTACCAGATATTTGTTTATCAGTATCTTATGAGGATTTATTTTTGTTTTTGGAATGTCGTATAACTCTAGCTTCCAGATAGAAGATGATCTCTTCGGCAATGTTTTTGATTAAATCCCCTACCCGCTCCAATTTATCCATGCTCCGGAAAAGATAAAGGCCATTGAGGACATCTTCCTCCTTCTTTTGGGAATAAAAGGCAGAGATGATGTTGGCTGACTCCTGGTTTTTATTGTCGATATATTTGTCCTTGCGAAATACTTTCCGGGCATAATCCGCATTTTCATTCTCCAGGGCATCAATTACATTGTCAAACATATCATCGGCCTGATCAAAAATGGCAGCCAGCTCCAGTTTTTTGATCAGATCTTTGCTGTAATGGGAATGCAGGTTGAGCATATATTTGGCTATTCCGTTGGCATGATCGCCAATTCTCTCAGTACTGGTAACACACTTCATCAGGGCAATCAATAACCGAAGATCTCCTGCCACAGGCTGATGTAGTGCCAAATAGTTCTCACAGTCGCTGTTAATGCTTAATTCAAACGCATCAATCCGGCCCTCATTGTGAATGATCTCTTCGGCCAAATCCAGATCTTCATTGATCAGCGCCCGCTTCGCTTTTTGAAGCTGATCCTTGGTATAATCCATCATAACAACCAGAGACAACCTCAGCTTTTGCAATTCCCTTTCCTGATAATTCATAATAATTTTTTGTATCTTCTACAACTCCGTTATCCAAACCGGCCTGTGATATAGTTCTCGGTCTTTTTGTACTCAGGATTTGTAAACAACTTATGGGTGGTATCGTATTCTATAAGCTCACCCATATAGAGAAAAGCCGTATAATCGCTGATCCGTCCTGCCTGCTGCATGTTATGTGTTACGATCAGGATGGTATAATGCTCCTTCAATTTAGTGATCAGATCTTCCAATCTGGAAGTGGATATCGGGTCGAGGGCTGAAGTGGGTTCATCCATCAGGATGATCGAAGGCTTCACTGCCAATGTTCTTGCAATACAAAGCCTCTGCTGCTGACCACCGGATAATGACAAAGCATTTCGCTTGAGGTCATCGCGAACTTCACCCCAAAGGCCAACCTGCTGCAAAGCATCCTGTACCCTTTCCTGAAGGATGTTTTTATTCTTTATGCCCTGTATCCTTAAGCCATAGGCAACATTATCAAAGATTGACTTCGGGAATGGATTGGGAGCCTGAAAAACC
This window harbors:
- a CDS encoding nicotinate phosphoribosyltransferase, which produces MMNTLREHTGLYTDLYELTMAQGYYFSGKKDEPAAFDYFFRDNPFGGGYVIFAGLWNLLEALQNFAFSEESIDYLRKNGFKEEFLEYLSGFSFHGTITSVPEGEVVFPVEPVLRVEGNIIECQVIETMLLNYLNFESLIATKASRIRRMAGNKMVSDFGLRRAQGLGGLQASRAAIIGGVDSTSNVLAGYRYNVKITGTLAHSWIQSFDDELTAFRKYAEVFPENTVLLVDTFDTLNLGIPNAIKVGHELKEKGYQLKAIRLDSGDLAYFSKKARKMLDDAGLQETKILASNQLDEYVIRSLWEQQAPIDGFGVGTELITGKNTAALDGVYKLAMNKNEPKLKISDTYQKISLPGLKKVFRYYNGQNYFYADCIAMEDEEDPERMIHPYEMDKTCKLKGLKKEMLQQKVYEKGDILIGEKSPSEIQSYVKERLSHLPEEHQRFEMPHIYKVGISTKLNNIRNQLVKELRNQSE
- the pstB gene encoding phosphate ABC transporter ATP-binding protein, which produces MAIDQKQKDVNLQVNNIRKDDTIGKQRVDNNSVIIRTENSNVYYGKFQAIANVSMDIKKNAVTAFIGPSGCGKSTFLRLFNRMNDFIDNFKHTGSITIDGVDIYRDKVEVEQLRKDVGMVFQAPNPFPKSIFDNVAYGLRIQGIKNKNILQERVQDALQQVGLWGEVRDDLKRNALSLSGGQQQRLCIARTLAVKPSIILMDEPTSALDPISTSRLEDLITKLKEHYTILIVTHNMQQAGRISDYTAFLYMGELIEYDTTHKLFTNPEYKKTENYITGRFG
- a CDS encoding inorganic phosphate transporter → MENLYLIIVIVLFALAVSDLVVGVSNDAVNFLSSSLGSKAAPRYIIMAVSAAGIVIGATFSSGMMEVARKGIFHPEMFYFSEIMMIFLAVMLTDILLLDLYSTFALPTSTTVSIVFELLGAAVAVSLIKLGSENETASTLGGYINSANALAIISGILLSVIIAFIIGAIVQYFVRLVFTFHYKKYLKYFGAVWGGLAIAAITYFILIKGAKDSSLITDQGYQWIQENAAPILLISFVGWTFILQALFWISKVNVFRGVVLIGTFALAFAFASNDLVNFIGVPVAGFKSFQELNATPGASPDSLLMEGLTGSVQTNTFLLLTAGVIMVITLYFSRKARSVTQTELNLSRQSEGYERFGASGFSRIIVRKAIELNTMIKGLLPKSWQKKIDQRFNLDQTPEKEQTKKEDKAHYDLVRASVTLTVASIIISFATSLKLPLSTTYVTFMVAMGTSLADRAWGRESAVYRITGLLTVIGGWFFTALIAFTVSFIVANIITYGGIIAIVGMLLLALFLLIRTHAIHKKRSEREKELEEITADQIEDGNILEKCTKEINNILNTVINTFNETLTAISEEDRKKLKDINKTVKKLNEEAKSIKDNVHWTLDKLKEDDIETGHYYVQVTDYLREMAHSLNLIAEPSYEHIANQHKSLNKNQIQELMNLNKEITLLFTNAMHIIENNSFEKMGDLVIQQQQETLNYIAQCRKSQIKRVKKKKTSTKNSILFLQLLNEMKNFTLHTVNLLKAQRDFITNQRNMIKTKSPDR
- the pncA gene encoding bifunctional nicotinamidase/pyrazinamidase gives rise to the protein MNALLIVDVQNDFCPGGALEVPRGDEVVPVINKLNKKFDAVIQTQDWHPKEHWSFASSHKEKEPFGTTELNYGEQVLWPDHCVQQTKGAEFHPELDTQPTQLIIRKGFRKSIDSYSAFYENDQETPTGLTGYLDDRDIDTLYVTGLATDFCVKWSVLDGIKEGFKVYVVEDAIRGIDVDGSLKQALDEMKQAGAKFVKADEI
- the phoU gene encoding phosphate signaling complex protein PhoU; translated protein: MNYQERELQKLRLSLVVMMDYTKDQLQKAKRALINEDLDLAEEIIHNEGRIDAFELSINSDCENYLALHQPVAGDLRLLIALMKCVTSTERIGDHANGIAKYMLNLHSHYSKDLIKKLELAAIFDQADDMFDNVIDALENENADYARKVFRKDKYIDNKNQESANIISAFYSQKKEEDVLNGLYLFRSMDKLERVGDLIKNIAEEIIFYLEARVIRHSKNKNKSS